A window of the Phragmites australis chromosome 20, lpPhrAust1.1, whole genome shotgun sequence genome harbors these coding sequences:
- the LOC133901943 gene encoding E3 ubiquitin-protein ligase ORTHRUS 2-like, with protein sequence MPDLPCDGDGVCMVCRAAALPEVELLCCSTCATPWHSPCLSKPPALSEAARWSCPDCSGDSAPAAPGARGGLVAAIRAIEADSTLSDHEKARRRQALLSGDAPVAEEDDAGDDVLEVVGKNFSCVFCMKLPDRPVTTPCGHNFCLKCFQKWIQNGKRTCGKCRAQIPAKMAEHPRINSALVEVIRMAKISKNANSAGSAAPYHYLRNDDRPDKAFTTERAKRAGKANASSGQIFVTIAPDHFGPILAENDPKRNIGVRVGETWEDRLECRQWGAHFPHVAGIAGQSTYGAQSVALSGGYEDDEDHGEWFLYTGSGGRDLSGNKRTNKEQSSDQKFEKLNAALRISCLRGYPVRVVRSHKEKRSSYAPESGVRYDGIYRIEKCWRKIGIQGKFKVCRYLFVRCDNEPAPWTSDDHGDRPRPLPKIKELQGATDITERKGRSSWDYDEKAGWKWMVPSPISRKPVLCGDPEADKEIRRVAKRAHMSVAERLLKEFGCSICRKVIKEPLTTPCAHNFCKTCLLGAYDSQSSMRERSRGGRTLRAQKIVKKCPSCPTDICDFLENPQINREMMDLIESLQRKAVEEDIKVAPDSSNDAEESGNGDSEENDGALVKEEVDIGLNEEEQDSAEDKKTDSDVNADSSVKIVVEIKEEDQQPKKHEGEAEKGKNDMKLKMSATEVVDVLVEQDAVERIKNGFKEVGNKGSQQPQKRKGDAEIVTNGAKRMKTAAAVEGIVVCGTPIKQARKSSEVNVSPVVSSSCRVTRKSANATEAGDSPARRTRSRARADGGC encoded by the exons ATGCCCGACCTCCCCTGCGACGGCGATGGCGTCTGCATGGtctgccgcgccgccgccctgcCCGAGGTCGAGCTCCTCTGCTGCTCCACCTGCGCCACCCCGTGGCACTCCCCCTGCCTCTCCAAGCCCCCCGCCCTCTCCGAAGCCGCCCGGTGGAGCTGCCCCGACTGCTCCGGCGACTCCGCCCCCGCCGCACCCGGGGCCAGGGGTGGGCTCGTCGCCGCCATCCGCGCCATCGAGGCCGACAGCACTCTCTCCGACCACGAGAAGGCGCGGCGCCGCCAGGCCCTCCTCTCCGGCGACGCGCCCGTCGCCGAAGAAGACGACGCGGGGGACGATGTCCTCGAGGTCGTCGGCAAGAACTTCAGCTGCGTCTTCTGCATGAAGCTTCCCGACCGCCCCGTCACC ACACCATGTGGCCATAACTTCTGCTTGAAATGTTTCCAAAAGTGGATTCAGAATGGAAAAAGGACATGTGGGAAATGTCGGGCACAAATCCCAGCTAAGATGGCAGAGCACCCAAGAATTAACTCTGCATTAGTTGAAGTTATTCGTATGGCCAAAATTTCAAAGAATGCTAACTCAGCTGGCTCAGCAGCTCCGTATCATTATTTACGCAATGATGATAGACCTGACAAGGCATTTACAACAGAGAGAGCTAAGAGGGCTGGAAAAGCAAATGCTTCGAGTGGCCAGATCTTTGTGACTATTGCACCTGATCATTTTGGCCCCATTCTTGCTGAAAATGATCCCAAAAGGAATATTGGTGTTCGAGTTGGGGAAACATGGGAAGATCGACTTGAGTGCAGGCAATGGGGTGCCCATTTTCCTCATGTTGCTGGTATTGCTGGCCAATCCACATATGGTGCTCAGTCAGTAGCACTCTCAGGAGggtatgaagatgatgaagaccATGGGGAGTGGTTTCTTTATACTGGAAG TGGTGGAAGAGACCTAAGCGGGAATAAGCGAACAAACAAGGAACAATCCTCTGATCAGAAATTTGAGAAGCTGAATGCTGCTTTGCGTATTAGTTGCTTGAGGGGTTACCCTGTCAGGGTTGTACG GTCCCACAAAGAGAAGCGTTCTTCATATGCTCCTGAATCTGGTGTGCGATATGATGGAATTTACAGAATAGAGAAATGCTGGAGAAAGATTGGCATTCAG GGTAAGTTCAAGGTCTGCAGGTATCTCTTTGTACGCTGCGACAATGAACCAGCTCCTTGGACCAG TGATGATCATGGTGACCGTCCGAGACCATTGCCGAAGATAAAGGAGCTGCAAGGTGCAACTGATATAACAGAGAGGAAAGGACGTTCTTCATGGGACTACGAT GAGAAAGCAGGCTGGAAATGGATGGTACCTTCACCAATCAGCAGAAAACCTGTTCTATGTGGGGACCCTGAGGCTGACAAGGAAATTCGGAGAGTAGCAAAGCGTGCTCATATGTCTGTGGCTGAAAGGCTGCTGAAAG AGTTTGGTTGTTCTATCTGCCGGAAAGTGATTAAAGAACCACTTACCACTCCATGTGCTCATAACTTTTGCAAGACTTGTTTGCTCGGGGCATATGATAGCCAGTCCTCGATGAGGGAAAGAAGCCGTGGTGGTCGGACTCTAAGGGCAcagaagattgtgaagaagtgCCCTTCCTGCCCGACTGACATCTGTGACTTCCTAGAGAATCCACAG aTCAACCGAGAGATGATGGATTTAATTGAGTCTTTGCAACGGAAGGCTGTTGAAGAAGACATCAAGGTTGCTCCAGACAGCAGTAACGATGCTGAGGAATCTGGTAATGGTGACTCGGAGGAGAATGATGGTGCTTTGGTGAAGGAAGAGGTTGATATCGGCTTGAATGAGGAAGAGCAAGATAGTGCAGAGGATAAGAAGACTGATTCGGATGTTAATGCTGATAGTTCTGTCAAAATTGTGGTTGAAATCAAGGAGGAAGATCAGCAGCCTAAGAAGCACGAAGGAGAAGctgagaaaggaaaaaatgatATGAAGCTCAAGATGAGTGCAACTGAAGTGGTGGATGTGCTAGTTGAACAAGATGCTGTGGAACGGATCAAGAATGGTTTCAAGGAGGTTGGAAACAAAGGAAGCCAGCAGCCTCAGAAGCGCAAGGGCGACGCTGAGATTGTCACAAATGGTGCTAAAAGGATGAAGACAGCTGCTGCTGTGGAAGGGATTGTTGTGTGCGGCACTCCTATCAAACAGGCCAGGAAGAGTAGTGAGGTGAATGTTAGTCCTGTTGTTAGCAGCAGTTGCAGGGTAACTCGGAAAAGTGCAAATGCTACTGAAGCTGGTGATAGCCCTGCTAGAAGGACCAGAAGCCGTGCCAGGGCTGATGGTGGTTGCTGA